Proteins from one Chitinophaga oryzae genomic window:
- a CDS encoding glycosyltransferase family 2 protein, with translation MYSAILKYITDFYESAIFVYCAGLFLFYILLAVLSLIAIRRSLWKNKIRGQQMLVASPLTPGISVIAPAYNEGVTIIANVRSLLALNYPRFEVVIVNDGSKDDTLQKLINEFELVEVNFAYRQQIPCQEVKRFFKSSNPAYSKLLVLDKVNGKSKADAVNAGINASSFDYFLNTDVDCILASDTLLKLIKPFMDDPERVIATGAPLRAANSCDVEAGVITRVRVPGALLPRFQEMEYIRSYLLGKMGWTFINAVPNVSGGLGLFDKDIVIKSGGYDPGSFGEDMDMVVRMCRYMCEQDLPYRIHYIPETLCWTEVPATYKVFFRQRVRWARGLAQIFGKHRKVLFNPKYKKLGLIIFPYNFFFELLAPLIEFAGIIYYIYIIVNHLINWDYAIILLVFIYTFSILITSLSMLWDQLIFRYYQSWKEVWQLCILSLAEPFIYHPIVLFSAIRGYFNQLIGKKHTWGNMQRQGFNQSSNLQKTT, from the coding sequence ATGTATTCTGCAATACTTAAATACATCACTGATTTTTACGAAAGCGCAATATTCGTCTATTGTGCCGGACTATTTCTGTTTTACATCCTGCTGGCGGTACTGTCGCTCATCGCGATCCGCCGCAGCCTGTGGAAAAACAAAATAAGAGGCCAGCAGATGCTGGTGGCCTCGCCCCTCACGCCCGGTATTTCCGTGATCGCGCCCGCCTATAATGAAGGCGTGACCATCATCGCCAATGTACGGTCTTTGCTGGCGCTCAACTATCCCCGCTTTGAAGTGGTGATCGTGAACGACGGCAGTAAAGACGATACCCTGCAAAAGCTGATCAACGAGTTTGAACTGGTGGAAGTAAACTTCGCCTACCGCCAGCAGATCCCCTGCCAGGAAGTTAAACGTTTCTTTAAATCTTCCAACCCGGCCTATTCCAAACTGCTGGTGCTGGACAAAGTCAACGGTAAAAGCAAGGCCGATGCGGTAAACGCCGGCATCAACGCCTCTTCGTTCGACTACTTCCTGAACACAGATGTGGATTGCATCCTTGCCAGCGACACCCTGCTGAAACTCATCAAACCTTTCATGGACGATCCGGAAAGAGTGATCGCTACCGGCGCCCCGCTACGGGCGGCCAACTCCTGCGACGTGGAAGCCGGCGTCATCACCCGCGTGCGCGTGCCCGGAGCACTGCTGCCACGCTTCCAGGAAATGGAATATATCCGCTCCTACCTGCTCGGTAAAATGGGCTGGACTTTCATCAACGCGGTCCCCAACGTGTCCGGCGGCCTCGGCCTGTTCGATAAAGACATCGTTATCAAATCAGGCGGCTACGACCCCGGCTCCTTCGGCGAAGACATGGACATGGTGGTACGTATGTGCCGCTACATGTGCGAACAGGACCTGCCCTACCGCATCCATTACATCCCGGAAACACTTTGCTGGACGGAAGTTCCCGCCACCTACAAAGTGTTCTTCCGCCAACGGGTACGCTGGGCCAGAGGACTCGCCCAGATATTCGGCAAACACAGAAAAGTATTGTTCAACCCGAAATACAAAAAATTAGGGTTGATCATCTTCCCCTATAACTTCTTCTTTGAGCTGCTGGCGCCGCTGATCGAGTTTGCCGGCATCATCTATTACATCTATATTATTGTTAACCACCTGATCAACTGGGATTATGCCATCATCCTCCTGGTGTTCATCTATACTTTTTCCATCCTGATCACCTCCCTCTCTATGCTGTGGGACCAGCTGATCTTCCGCTACTATCAAAGCTGGAAAGAAGTATGGCAGCTCTGTATCCTGTCACTGGCAGAGCCTTTCATCTATCACCCGATCGTACTCTTCTCCGCCATCAGAGGATATTTCAATCAGCTGATCGGTAAAAAACATACCTGGGGAAATATGCAGCGGCAGGGATTCAATCAATCTTCAAACCTTCAAAAAACTACTTAA
- a CDS encoding tetratricopeptide repeat protein yields MLQRSVEKRCIVFFLSLLLIYSGLSAQRSGLVSSDVLYKMALKARNEEKDYAKAIKFCKKALSQSPDYTDIRILLGKLYQETGQPVAAAFEWNVVLRKEPANSDALHSLVNLYYSQGNTAEASCYVDMLLEKTPLDKDLLLKKYGLAEERGDVVTQAKVMGLLRNHYMSDPKVASLLEDYQIQAARRGRKTGDLSGSEKMYEQVLLKDKNNAEALQGMASTLEGQGRSREALSYYNKLLALHPDSAAWRLKRSSIQLANGNSAAALEDAQWLHKQYPGQPLYKQHLADVYAALARQPNAPAIYTEQLLALQPGNKAVYQQLINQANQRGDYAAANEWCNKALQVFPGDVDILRKQIGIQEKTQDYSAAATTAGKLLQLHPGATHEQIYTDLQLLRASRLVQQQKPGEAAAVLQTALKQMPGRKELLLRLSNVQTTLGKPQEALSLLDQVLAKQPTDTALLFKKSGLLEATRQYSEAAAISEALMTRYPAETRYRQAYIDQAMLAAKSYIAQKQYSAAEPLLLKVLQYAPSGKDAWVYLINGKNEQQQPAQALEYTDRALGYLNNDSLLLQKKSALLQQAGRYTEAGNIAADLHRRYPADTALRQMYLDQLLAHGKQLREAQQWDSAAALYQAAYALAPSDTAVLYNLTATATARKQYDSVLVYADKGLALNANQPALLSQKANALEQLHRYADAAMVAGQLRKLQPGEKKWQQYADHLNGYTYKNQVGIIHLQSVYSRDLEPASITSLQYLHRFQRGTITGRLNYGSREAGNGIQLEAESYYTHNPRYYSYGLFGWSNSDVFPTVRAGYSLFRNFKKGWEGELGGRYVKSDTINTYSAVASVGKYFGNYWVNLRGFFTNDEHQWYQAYTLTNRFYLNDRQDFIALIGNIGASPDDRSRNFQFGKVAGFTSTSLTGGFQKNIRGRATIGAYGTWTRQQIPQQSYLHQFDTYLLFLWNFK; encoded by the coding sequence ATGTTACAGCGAAGTGTGGAAAAGCGTTGTATTGTATTCTTCCTCTCCTTATTACTGATATACTCAGGACTGAGCGCCCAGCGCAGCGGTCTTGTTTCTTCCGATGTGCTGTATAAAATGGCCTTAAAAGCCCGCAACGAAGAAAAGGACTACGCAAAAGCGATCAAATTCTGTAAAAAAGCATTGTCTCAAAGCCCGGACTATACAGATATCCGCATCCTGCTGGGTAAACTGTACCAGGAAACCGGCCAGCCTGTGGCTGCGGCTTTCGAGTGGAACGTTGTGCTCCGGAAAGAGCCGGCCAACAGCGATGCCCTCCATTCATTGGTAAACCTCTACTACAGCCAGGGCAATACCGCCGAAGCCAGCTGTTATGTAGATATGCTGCTGGAGAAAACACCGCTCGACAAAGACCTGCTGCTAAAAAAATACGGGCTGGCAGAAGAACGCGGCGACGTGGTAACGCAGGCGAAAGTCATGGGACTGCTGCGTAATCATTATATGTCAGATCCAAAAGTAGCCTCCCTGTTGGAAGACTACCAGATACAGGCCGCCCGCCGCGGACGTAAAACCGGGGACCTGAGCGGCTCCGAAAAAATGTACGAACAGGTACTGTTAAAAGACAAAAATAATGCAGAAGCGTTACAGGGAATGGCTTCTACCCTGGAAGGACAGGGCCGCTCCAGGGAAGCGCTTTCCTATTATAATAAATTGCTGGCCCTTCACCCGGACAGCGCCGCATGGCGGTTAAAACGCTCTTCCATACAACTGGCGAACGGCAACTCTGCCGCCGCACTGGAAGACGCCCAATGGTTACATAAACAATATCCGGGTCAGCCACTGTACAAACAACACCTGGCAGACGTGTACGCCGCTTTGGCCCGCCAGCCGAATGCGCCGGCCATATACACAGAACAATTGCTGGCTTTGCAGCCCGGCAACAAAGCGGTGTACCAGCAACTGATCAACCAGGCCAACCAGCGGGGCGATTATGCCGCCGCCAACGAATGGTGCAACAAAGCATTACAGGTGTTTCCCGGTGATGTGGACATCTTAAGAAAACAAATCGGCATACAGGAAAAAACGCAGGACTACAGCGCCGCCGCAACAACAGCCGGCAAGCTGTTGCAGCTTCATCCCGGTGCTACGCATGAGCAAATCTATACCGACCTGCAACTGTTACGTGCCAGCAGATTGGTACAACAGCAAAAGCCAGGTGAAGCTGCCGCCGTCCTGCAAACAGCCCTGAAGCAGATGCCGGGCCGCAAAGAGCTGCTGTTGCGCTTGTCCAATGTACAAACGACACTGGGCAAACCACAGGAAGCCCTATCGCTGCTGGACCAGGTACTGGCCAAACAACCCACCGATACCGCCCTGCTGTTCAAGAAATCGGGGCTGCTCGAAGCGACCCGGCAGTACAGCGAAGCCGCAGCCATCAGTGAAGCGCTCATGACACGTTACCCCGCCGAAACACGCTACCGCCAGGCTTATATCGACCAGGCAATGCTGGCCGCCAAAAGCTATATCGCCCAAAAACAATATAGCGCCGCCGAGCCTCTGCTGCTGAAAGTGCTGCAATATGCACCGTCCGGCAAAGACGCGTGGGTATACCTGATCAACGGTAAAAACGAACAACAGCAACCCGCGCAGGCGCTGGAATATACCGACCGCGCGCTGGGCTACCTGAACAATGATTCGCTGCTGTTGCAGAAAAAATCAGCCCTGCTGCAGCAGGCAGGCAGATATACGGAAGCCGGCAACATCGCCGCAGACCTGCATCGCCGCTATCCTGCCGACACGGCACTGCGGCAGATGTACCTCGACCAGCTGCTGGCCCATGGCAAACAACTGCGCGAAGCCCAACAATGGGACAGCGCCGCAGCCTTGTACCAGGCAGCTTACGCACTGGCGCCGTCAGATACAGCTGTGTTGTACAACCTCACCGCTACCGCCACGGCCCGTAAACAGTACGATTCCGTGCTGGTATATGCCGACAAAGGCCTGGCGCTGAACGCCAACCAGCCGGCGCTGCTGTCGCAGAAAGCCAACGCGCTGGAACAATTGCACCGCTACGCAGACGCCGCCATGGTAGCCGGACAGCTCCGCAAATTACAACCCGGCGAAAAGAAATGGCAACAGTATGCCGATCACCTCAACGGCTATACGTATAAGAACCAGGTGGGTATTATTCACCTGCAGTCTGTTTACAGCCGCGACCTGGAGCCCGCCAGCATTACCTCCCTGCAATACCTGCACCGCTTCCAGCGGGGCACTATCACGGGAAGGCTCAATTACGGCAGCAGGGAAGCAGGCAACGGCATCCAGCTGGAAGCAGAGAGTTATTACACCCACAATCCCCGGTATTATTCCTACGGATTGTTCGGATGGTCCAACTCCGATGTGTTCCCCACTGTCCGCGCAGGCTACTCCCTTTTCCGTAATTTTAAGAAGGGATGGGAAGGCGAACTGGGCGGCCGTTATGTAAAAAGCGACACCATCAATACCTATTCCGCCGTGGCTTCCGTAGGGAAATACTTCGGTAACTACTGGGTCAACCTGCGCGGCTTTTTCACCAATGACGAACATCAGTGGTACCAGGCCTACACGCTGACGAACCGCTTTTACCTGAACGACCGGCAGGACTTCATCGCCCTGATCGGCAACATCGGCGCCTCACCGGACGACCGCAGCCGCAACTTCCAGTTTGGCAAAGTGGCAGGCTTCACCTCCACCTCGCTCACGGGAGGCTTCCAGAAGAATATCCGCGGCAGGGCCACCATCGGGGCCTACGGCACCTGGACAAGGCAACAGATACCTCAGCAATCATATCTTCATCAATTTGATACCTATTTGTTGTTCCTCTGGAATTTCAAATAA
- a CDS encoding glycoside hydrolase family 130 protein encodes MMHFSERLTALEQAQQLLISRNNERQTPGNGIFDRYRYPVLTAAHAPLEWRYDLRPASNPYLMERYGVNGVFNAGAIKWNNKYVLMARVESVDRKSFFALAESDNGIDGFRFREYPVTVPETEDPDTNVYDMRLVKHEDGYVYGLFCTERKDPAAPAYDQSAAIAACGIVRSMDLERWERLPDLETPSPQQRNVVLHPEFVQGKYAFYTRPQDGFISAGTGGGIGFGLCDDMTRAVITEEKILDPKVYHTVYELKNGLGPAPLKTPQGWLHLAHGVRNTAAGLRYVLYLFMTDLEDLTRVIHKPAGYFMAPEGEERVGDVSNVLFCNGWIAEEDGKVFIYYASSDTRMHVATSTIGQLVDYVVNTPADGLRSAVTVNTICRIIDQNKNR; translated from the coding sequence ATGATGCATTTTAGCGAGCGTTTAACAGCGCTGGAACAAGCGCAACAGCTGCTGATAAGCAGGAACAATGAAAGACAAACGCCGGGGAACGGCATTTTCGACCGTTACCGCTACCCGGTATTAACGGCGGCGCATGCCCCGCTGGAATGGCGTTACGACCTGCGCCCGGCTTCCAATCCATACCTGATGGAGCGCTACGGCGTCAATGGAGTGTTTAATGCCGGTGCTATTAAATGGAACAACAAATACGTGCTGATGGCCCGCGTGGAAAGTGTGGACCGTAAGTCTTTCTTCGCGCTGGCGGAAAGTGACAACGGCATCGACGGTTTCCGCTTCCGGGAGTATCCTGTTACGGTCCCTGAAACGGAAGACCCGGATACGAACGTCTACGACATGCGCCTGGTAAAGCATGAAGACGGTTATGTTTATGGCTTGTTCTGTACAGAAAGAAAAGACCCTGCAGCACCTGCCTATGACCAGTCCGCGGCCATTGCCGCCTGCGGGATTGTACGTTCCATGGACCTTGAGCGCTGGGAGCGGCTGCCTGACCTGGAAACGCCTTCGCCGCAGCAGCGGAATGTGGTGCTGCATCCGGAGTTCGTACAGGGGAAATATGCTTTTTATACCCGCCCGCAGGATGGTTTCATCAGCGCCGGTACCGGTGGCGGCATCGGTTTCGGCTTATGCGACGATATGACCCGCGCCGTGATCACGGAAGAAAAAATCCTGGACCCCAAAGTATATCATACGGTATATGAACTGAAAAACGGGCTGGGGCCTGCACCCCTGAAGACGCCACAGGGATGGCTTCACCTGGCGCATGGTGTGCGCAATACCGCAGCAGGATTACGTTACGTGTTATACCTCTTTATGACCGACCTGGAAGACCTTACCCGCGTGATACATAAACCGGCAGGTTATTTTATGGCGCCGGAAGGGGAGGAGCGCGTGGGCGATGTGTCTAATGTATTGTTCTGTAATGGCTGGATTGCGGAGGAAGATGGGAAGGTTTTTATTTACTATGCGTCTTCGGATACACGCATGCATGTGGCTACCAGTACTATAGGCCAGCTGGTGGATTATGTGGTCAATACGCCGGCGGATGGTCTTCGTTCAGCCGTGACGGTGAATACTATCTGCAGGATCATCGATCAGAATAAAAACCGATAA
- a CDS encoding glycoside hydrolase family 26 protein: MKRLTLLLLLLTGCMRLSAQQTADPLATPATKKLLRQLQGISGKGVLFGHQDDLPYGVGWKYQHGRSDVKDVCGDYPAVYGWDLGHIEMDSPHDLDSVPFDSMRTYVREVNERGGVNTISWHLNNPGNGGSAWDTFRVVKDILPGGTKHHVYTGWLDKVAACLLGLKAADGTLIPIIFRPFHEHTGSWFWWGQRHCTTEEFVQLWRFTVRYLQSKQVHHLLYAYSAADYADAAAYLERYPGDDMVDIIGTDAYQYSSSAAFTALLQQRLGILEKIADARHKVSALTETGYERIPEAGWWTGTLLPILKSYRLAYVLCWRNAHTGHHYVPYQGHGSVADFKKFYDDPATLFERDWKRLSRQL; encoded by the coding sequence ATGAAGAGATTAACATTACTGCTATTGTTGCTGACAGGCTGTATGCGCCTGTCAGCCCAACAAACCGCCGATCCGCTGGCGACGCCGGCCACGAAAAAACTGCTCCGGCAATTACAGGGCATATCAGGAAAAGGCGTGCTCTTTGGGCACCAGGATGACCTGCCGTACGGCGTAGGCTGGAAATACCAGCATGGCCGCTCCGATGTAAAAGACGTATGCGGCGACTATCCCGCGGTATACGGGTGGGACCTGGGCCATATAGAAATGGACAGCCCGCATGACCTGGACAGCGTGCCGTTTGACAGTATGCGCACGTATGTCCGTGAAGTAAATGAACGCGGCGGGGTAAACACCATCAGCTGGCATCTCAACAATCCCGGTAACGGCGGTTCCGCCTGGGACACCTTTCGCGTAGTGAAAGATATCTTGCCGGGTGGCACTAAACATCACGTATATACGGGCTGGTTAGACAAAGTGGCCGCCTGCCTGCTGGGCCTTAAAGCGGCAGATGGTACGTTGATTCCCATCATCTTCCGGCCTTTTCACGAACATACCGGCAGCTGGTTCTGGTGGGGGCAACGGCACTGTACCACGGAGGAGTTTGTGCAACTCTGGCGTTTTACCGTACGGTACCTGCAAAGTAAACAGGTACATCACCTGCTGTATGCTTACTCCGCGGCAGACTACGCCGATGCGGCAGCCTACCTGGAACGGTATCCGGGAGATGATATGGTGGACATCATCGGTACCGATGCCTACCAGTACAGCTCCTCTGCTGCGTTCACCGCTTTGCTGCAGCAAAGGCTGGGCATCCTGGAAAAGATAGCGGATGCCCGTCATAAGGTATCTGCGCTGACGGAGACCGGCTACGAGCGGATTCCGGAAGCCGGCTGGTGGACCGGCACCCTGTTGCCCATACTGAAATCTTACCGCCTTGCGTATGTGCTCTGCTGGCGCAACGCGCATACCGGCCATCATTACGTGCCCTACCAGGGACATGGCAGCGTGGCGGATTTCAAAAAGTTTTACGACGATCCGGCCACACTGTTTGAACGGGACTGGAAACGCCTGTCCCGACAGCTTTAA
- a CDS encoding RagB/SusD family nutrient uptake outer membrane protein — protein sequence MKKLLYIFPLLLALMSVVSCRKALEEDVYDFKDPENFYRTDADLLQGINGVYKNLMTWDLYISPAWNAVLGEDDDLLLENWMGGGYAGNQNGQWYIQRPWNGFYYVVQRANLVLKYAASVTGDTAMINRIKGEAYFLRGFCYAEIGMRFGAAPIRTEAYDPTQTKDIARSPLEDVYKQAVVDLKTAAGLLPANFSSGKYTEADRGRPTKAAALGLLARVYLHLAGSEVKQAAYFKEAADAAKAVKDMGDATGFPALETNYMTVFDQATQDRSKEMLFSVPATNAPNQGPELPGYFSPSGLYAGGGSNGFVSLRTDFVKTFEANDRRVAFGTALWDSWKDLSGNELYHLRTLPAGSTLVSEGSWGAEYDGGGGYGQNTYRLGAKTIYATPRYYSKKYVDAGAQAKDENGNNPVIIRYADVLLMLAEARNEVTGPDADAYAAVNAVRQRAGLAPLPAGLSQTDFRTAVRVERRHELYGEFRRRFDLVRWGTWISVMNAAGRPRLPYQLLYPLSQEEIAGNKLITTNNPGY from the coding sequence ATGAAAAAACTACTGTATATATTTCCGCTGTTGCTGGCGCTGATGTCTGTTGTGTCCTGCAGGAAAGCGCTGGAAGAGGATGTGTATGATTTTAAAGACCCTGAGAATTTTTACCGCACGGATGCCGACCTGCTCCAGGGCATCAATGGCGTCTATAAAAACCTGATGACATGGGACCTGTATATCTCTCCTGCGTGGAACGCCGTACTGGGAGAAGATGACGATCTGTTGCTGGAGAACTGGATGGGTGGCGGTTATGCCGGTAATCAGAACGGCCAGTGGTACATACAGCGTCCGTGGAATGGCTTTTACTACGTGGTGCAGCGCGCTAACCTGGTGCTGAAATATGCCGCCAGCGTAACCGGCGATACCGCTATGATCAACCGTATCAAAGGCGAGGCTTATTTCCTGCGGGGTTTCTGTTACGCGGAGATAGGAATGCGTTTTGGCGCAGCGCCTATCCGTACCGAAGCTTATGACCCTACACAGACGAAAGATATTGCCCGCAGCCCTTTGGAAGACGTGTATAAACAGGCGGTGGTCGACCTGAAAACTGCGGCGGGGTTGTTGCCCGCCAACTTCAGCAGCGGCAAATACACGGAGGCCGACCGTGGCCGTCCGACGAAAGCGGCTGCGCTGGGACTGCTGGCGCGGGTGTACCTGCACCTGGCCGGCAGCGAAGTGAAACAGGCCGCTTACTTCAAAGAGGCGGCCGATGCGGCCAAAGCGGTAAAAGACATGGGCGACGCTACTGGTTTCCCGGCGCTGGAAACCAATTATATGACGGTATTTGACCAGGCTACGCAGGACCGAAGCAAAGAGATGTTGTTCTCCGTGCCCGCTACCAACGCGCCTAACCAGGGACCGGAGCTGCCGGGCTACTTTTCTCCTTCCGGTTTGTATGCGGGTGGTGGCAGCAATGGCTTTGTGAGCCTGCGTACCGATTTCGTTAAAACCTTTGAGGCCAATGACAGAAGGGTCGCTTTCGGGACCGCGCTGTGGGATAGCTGGAAGGACCTGAGCGGCAACGAGCTGTATCATCTCAGGACATTACCTGCGGGCAGCACACTGGTCAGCGAAGGCAGCTGGGGAGCTGAATACGATGGTGGCGGTGGGTACGGACAAAACACCTACCGGCTGGGAGCCAAAACAATTTATGCTACGCCCCGTTATTACTCTAAAAAGTATGTCGACGCCGGTGCGCAGGCCAAAGATGAAAACGGCAACAACCCTGTCATTATCCGTTACGCTGATGTACTGCTGATGCTGGCGGAAGCCCGCAATGAAGTGACCGGGCCGGATGCAGATGCTTATGCTGCCGTGAACGCCGTAAGACAGCGCGCCGGCCTTGCACCGCTGCCTGCCGGTCTTTCACAGACCGATTTTCGTACAGCCGTGCGGGTGGAACGGCGGCATGAGCTGTACGGCGAGTTCCGGCGCCGCTTCGACCTGGTGCGCTGGGGCACCTGGATCAGCGTGATGAATGCCGCCGGTCGTCCACGTTTGCCTTACCAGTTGTTGTACCCGTTATCACAGGAGGAAATAGCCGGCAATAAACTGATCACCACCAATAACCCGGGTTACTGA